In the Corynebacterium jeikeium genome, ATACTTCCGCGACGGACACGGCTCTGTTCTTGCACAACCTGCGTATCCGCCACCCACGCTCCCTGGTGTTGCACTGGATGCGTACTGCCAGCCCCGTGGCTGCAGACGGTACCCGTCAGGACTGGGGAACGGTGCACCTGCCGGGAGTCAACGGCACGAAGTGGGGCTGGTCCGATTACGGTCGCCAGACTTTGGCCTCGGCTTCCTTCGGCAACGGCTACACGGTGGCTTCCTTCTCCTGGGGCGGCCGTGGGGTACAGAACGCAGATACTCGGGCAGCAGCTGGGTACCTGCGATAGTCTTAATCCTCGAAGTGCAGAAGGCACGTAAAAGGACTGAGCTCGGCTCCTGGCACGGAAAGTTTTAGGAAATGGCACCACAGGACAATAATCCCTTCAATAGCGGCGGTAACGGCGCGGACAGGCAGAACGCCGACGATCCGACCGAATACTTGGGGCAGGCCAAGCCAGAAGGCTCGAATGCAGAGCCCCCGCAGTACCGTCGCCAGGATGATCAGAACACGCAGGTCTTCGGGGCCTCCGGTGCCGGTAACGCGCAGGGCTACCAGAACCCGGGCAATCAGGGGTATGGCGCGCCCGGTTTCAACCCTCAGGGCGGCTACGGCCAGCAGGGCTATGGGCAAGCGTCCTACGGCCAGGCTGGTCAACAGGGTTACGGACAGTCGGGCCAGCAAGGCTATGGTCAGGCAGGCCAGCCCGGCCAGGCAGGCCAGTCGGGTCAGCCCGGATATGGTCAGCAGGGATACGGCCAGCAAGGTTTTGGTCAGCAGGGATATGGGCAGCAGGGATATGGCCAGCCCGGCCAAGCATATGGTCAGCCTTTCGGCCAACCTGGTCCCAACGGCTCCAACGGACAGGGCGGCAACGGCAACGTAGCCAAGATCGTCATCGGCCTACTGGTTCTCATCGCGCTGGTAGTTGGCGGCGTACTGATTTATAACTTGGTTTCCAGCGACGATGACGAGGGCAAAAAGCCCAGCTCTTCCACGTCCGCGCCTACGGATACGACGGGTGAGAATGACGAAGAGACTTCGAGCAACCAGAGTGAAGACAACCCTCTGACTTCGCTGCCTAGCCCCTCCGGCATTACTCTGCCCTCTGACTTCCCAAATATGTCTGATTACGAGGATCAGCTCGACGACAGTTTGCAGGATCTTGAAGAGATGTTGAGTAGCCTGACCGAGAGCCCCAGCGACCCCACCGGAAATCCCAGCTACAACTAAGGCCAGTTACGACTGGGCGCAGTCATAACTAGATCGGCTACGGCGGAGCTAAAACTTAGGGCTCTAACGTCAAACAAAAACAAGAAACCCCCAGGCGGACTTAAAACCTGGGGGTTTCTTGCTGACGTTTCAAGAGGAGAATGACCGTTCGTATGTGGATCCTTTCTGTCGACCACTGAGAACTAATCTAAAGCGCCTTCCTGGAAAAACCCTGTGTACGGTCTGCAAGGTCGCTACGCATTAAATAGGCTTTTCCCGCAAACGTTAAACACCTGGTCAAAGGGCATAAGGGCATCCGCGAAGCCAAACAATCTGGACGTGAAGGTCATGATTGTCCGGGAGAAAGGATAGGGTATTGCAAGACCTACGCACGTTCGAGCATGAAACTGGGGAGTGATCCCGCCATGGAAGGCGAAAAATCTACAGCCGCGGCAAACGCGGAAAAAGTAAAGGTTGATCCACTAATCTTCTGGGTTGCCTTCGGCTTCATCGTCGCCTTTGTTGGCTACGCGATCATCTTCAAAGACAGGGCCGCAGAAAGCCTGCAGACCGGCGCTAACTGGCTGCTGGAGAACTTCAACTGGCTGTACATCGGCAGCATCTCCCTGGCCTTCCTTTTTCTGATGGTTCTCTTCGCCTCCCGCTTCGGCCGCATGCGCCTGGGCGTTGAAGGCGAGCAGCCGGCATTCCGAACCTTGTCCTGGTTCGCGATGCTCTTCGCCGGCGGCCTGGGCTCCGTGTTGATGTTCTACGGTGTGGCCGAGCCGATGAACCACGTCGTCAACGTACCTATGCAAGATGCGGAACCGATGAGCCCCGAGGCCATCGGCGAAGCCATGGGATTCACCTTGTATCACTTCGGCCTGCACATGTGGGTCATCTTCGCGCTGCCTGGCCTGGCTCTGGGCTACTTCATCTACAAGCGCCACCTGCCGCCGCGCGTATCAAGTATCTTCGCACCCATCCTCGGCGCCCGGATCTATTCGTGGCCCGGAAAGCTTATTGACGCCCTGTCTATCATCGGCACCGTTTTCGGCATCGCGGTTTCGGTCGGGCTCGGTACGCTGCAGATCAACTCTGGCCTAGCCAAGGTGTTCGGTGCGGACACCGTCGCGTGGGTGCAGATCAGCATCCTTGTCGTCATCGTGGTGGCGTCGTCCATCTCGGTTTCCACGGGGCTGTCGAAGGGCATCAAGTGGCTGTCCAACATCAACATTCTCGCGGCAACTCTGCTGATGGTGTTCGTACTGCTGACCGGCCCTACACTGCTTTTGCTGCGCGGCACGATGGATGCCACTAGTCTGTACGCGGAGTATCTGCCGAAGATCATGTTCTGGTCTGATTCGCAGCAGGTGAACCCGGGCTGGCAGGGTAAGTGGACGGTCTTCTACTGGGCGTGGACGATCTGTTGGTCGCCTTTCGTGGGCATGTTCGTCGCCCGCATTTCCCGTGGCCGTACCGTCCGCGAGTTCATCGGCGGCGTGCTGTTGCTGCCGACCGCATTCACTATTGTTTGGTTCTCTGTCTTTGGATACGCCGGCCTGGATATCGAAAAGAAGGAGTCGGGCGTGCTGACCAAGCCGATCGTGGAGGACGGCGATCCCGCTACTGCGCTGTTCACCTTCTTGGAGCATTTCCCGTGGACTCTAGCCATTAGCATCCTGGCACTGTTCGTAATCGCCATCTTCTTCGTCACCTCCATCGACTCCGCTGCGCTGATCAACGACATGTTCGCAGCCGGTGAGGAGGGCAAGACTCCGCTGATGTACCGCTTGCTGTGGTGCATCATGATCGGCGCTGTCGCAGGTGCCATCCTGATCATGGCTCCGGATTCCGGCATCGACGCACTGCAACAAACTGTGATCATCATTGGTTTCCCGTTCGTGCTGTTCAATTTCGTCATGATGTTCTCCCTGGTGAAGGGAATGAATGATGACTCGGCTGCACGCCCTGAGCCGCCGAGCCGCCAGTGGGGTAAGACCGACTCTGCGGAGAAGCTTGCAGAGCACGAGGCTCGCCCGGCGCCTGGCTATGACAACGAAGGCAACGAGCACGCTCGCTTCGAATACGACGCAGAAGGAAACCTCGTCATCCCTGGCAACGTGCGCATCGAGGGCGACCTGGGAATCGTCGGTGACGTGGACAATGACGCCGAAGTTGCCCCCGCGCGCCTGATGTACGACCAAGAAGGCGAACTGATTACGGACGAGCCGACTGAACCCGAAGGCTCGGCGGACGATGAGGGCGTCAATAAGGAATAGATCAGGAAATGCGTTAAGCACAATCGCACCTACAACATCGGTAGGCTGGATCTAGTACGAATAAACCTATAAAAAAGGAGTGACCATGGTTCAGCGTGTAGGTGTTATCGGTGCAGGTCTGATGGGATCTGGCATCGCAGAGGTCGCCGCCAAGGCTGGCAGCGACGTGCTGGTTTGGGAGGCCAAGCAGGAGTTCGCCGATGCGGGTAAGGCTCGCATCGAGAAGTCCCTGGAGAAGGCCGTCAGCCGCGGCAAACTGTCCGAGGAGGACCGCGACGCGGCACTCGGCCGCCTAACTTTCACCACCAAGCTCGAGGACTTCGCTGACCGCGAGCTGGTCATGGAAGCCATCATTGAGAACGAGGACGTCAAGAAGGACGTCTTCGCCAAGCTGGACGAGATCGTCGAGGACAAGAAGGCTCCACTGTGCTCCAACACGTCCTCCCTGCCGATCCAGACCATCGCCAGCGCAACTAAGAACCCGGGCCGCGTGCTGGGCCTGCACTTCTTCAACCCAGTTCCGGTCCTGCCGCTGGTGGAGGTCATCCCGGCGCTGACCACCGACGAGGACGTTGTTGAGGTTGCCCAGACCTACGCCACCGAGAAGCTGGGTAAGCAGGCCATCCGCGCGAAGGACCGCTCCGGCTTCATCGTGAACTTCCTGCTGGTGCCGTACATGCTTTCCGCTGTTCGCATGGTGGAAAACGGCGTGGCAACTCCGGAGGACATCGATACCGGCATGAAGCTGGGGGCCAACCACCCGATGGGTCCGCTGACCCTAGCAGACATGGTTGGTCTGGATACCTGCGCCTTTATCGCAGACGTCATGTACAAGGAGTTCGGTGACCCGAGCTACGCCTGCCCGCCGCTGCTGCGCCGCATGGTCACCGCAGGTCACACCGGGCGCAAGTCCGGCAAGGGATTTTACGAGTACAATTAACCCCACAACGCCCGCTGGGTAATTCGAAGGCCGTGACCGCGGCTCGGCCCGGTGGGCGGACCCAACGAAAGGAAAGGTCACTACATGTCCATTGACGATCTGAAGAACAAGGCAGAGGGTGTCGCAGGTCAGGCCAAGGAGGCTGCCGGCGAGGCTACCAATAACGACGATCTGGCCAACGAGGGTCGCGCAGACCAGACCAAGTCCGACATCAAGGACAAGGCCAACGAGCTGAAGGACAAGGCTTCTGACGCTGTAAACAAGGTTCTGGGCGACGCTCAGAAGTAAGACTTAAGACGACAAAAGTCCCGGCTGGAGGATTCCAGCCGGGACTTTTCTATTGCCGGGGGGAGCTCCGGCGCGCTGGCGCCAGGGAGGCTTTACAGCGCCTGGTCGACGACCGCTGCCGCGCGGTCGACGATCTCCAGCGCCCAGTTCAGCTGCTCCTCAGTGGTGATCAGCGGCGGAGCGAAGTGCAGGCGGTGGCCGGAAACCATCGGCCAGATGCCGGCCTTCTTCAGCTCGGCGCCGAACGCAGCCATGGCCTCGCCACCCATCGGGGTCTTGGCCTCCTGGTCGCTAACGAACTCGATGGCCCAGAAGAAGCCCTTGCCACGGACGTTGCCCACGCTCGGGTGGTTCTCCGCGATCTTCTCCATTGCCGGAGCGATCACGCGCTCGCCCAGCTCGGCGACCTTCTCGAAGATGTTCTCCTCGCGGTAGACCTTCTGTGCCGCCAGGCCAGGCGCGGCAGCCAGGGGGTGACCGGAGTAGGTCAGGCCGCCCGGGTAAGGCTTGTCGGCGAAGCGCTGGTAGACGGCCTCGTTCATCATCACGCCACCCAGCGGCGCCATGCCGGAGTTCACGCCCTTGGCGAAGGTAACCAGGTCTGGCTGCAGATTCTTGCCGCCATGCTCGTAGGCGAACATCTTGCCGGTACGGCCGAAGCCGACCATGACCTCGTCGGCGATGTACAGCGCACCATGGCGGTCGCAGATCTCGCGCACACCCTGCAGGAAGCCCTCCGGCGGGACGATGATGCCGCTGGAACCCACGACGGACTCGATCAGCACGGCAGCCACGTTGTCCTCGTACACCAGGGTTTCCTCCAGAGACTGGAGAGCGCGAGCGCACTCTTCCTCCTGCGTGGAGGAGTAGAAGGCGCTGCGGTACAAGAACGGGCCCCAGAAGTGCTTCACGTCGCCGTCAGTGGTGGGGTTGCCGTGGCGGCGAGCCTCACCGGTGGCCATAATCGCGGAGCCGGTAGCGCCGTGGTAGCTGCGGTAGGCCGTCAGGATCTTGGACTTGCCGGTAGTTAGGCGCGCCATGCGGATGGCGTGCTCGATGGCGTCCGCGCCGCCGTTGGTGAAGAACACGTGGGAGAAGTCGCCCTGCGCCTGCTCCACGATCTCCTTGGCCAGCTCGCTGCGCACGTCGTTGGAGAACGCGGGGTTCTGGTTGGTGATGCGGGTTGCTTGCTGCTGAATTGCCTCTACCAGCTTCGGGTGCGCGTGGCCCAGGTTGGCGCTGACCAGCTGGCTGCCCAGGTCCAGGTAGCCATTGCCCTGATAATCGTAGATCCACACGCCCTCCGCGTGGCTGAGCGGCTGCGGGTTGATCTTCTCTTGCGCCGACCAGCTGTGGAATACGTAGTTGCTGTCGTTGTCGCGTACCTGTCGCTCTGCGGCCGTTGCTTCTTCGGTGCCGACGCCCACTTTTGAGCCGTCGAAGGTAGTGAACTCGGTGATACTAGGGGGGAATTCAGTCATTCTCCCAGGCTACTCCTGTGAGTTGGCATCAGCAGCGGAAGTGCTGTCTAAGCCGAACTCTTCATCGTCCTCGGCGCCCGGTTCGCTGAATCCGAAGCGCTTCAGGCGTGCCCGGTCGGCGGCGGAGGAGGAGCTGGTCAGCTGTAGCAGCTCGTTGTAGAT is a window encoding:
- a CDS encoding BCCT family transporter encodes the protein MEGEKSTAAANAEKVKVDPLIFWVAFGFIVAFVGYAIIFKDRAAESLQTGANWLLENFNWLYIGSISLAFLFLMVLFASRFGRMRLGVEGEQPAFRTLSWFAMLFAGGLGSVLMFYGVAEPMNHVVNVPMQDAEPMSPEAIGEAMGFTLYHFGLHMWVIFALPGLALGYFIYKRHLPPRVSSIFAPILGARIYSWPGKLIDALSIIGTVFGIAVSVGLGTLQINSGLAKVFGADTVAWVQISILVVIVVASSISVSTGLSKGIKWLSNINILAATLLMVFVLLTGPTLLLLRGTMDATSLYAEYLPKIMFWSDSQQVNPGWQGKWTVFYWAWTICWSPFVGMFVARISRGRTVREFIGGVLLLPTAFTIVWFSVFGYAGLDIEKKESGVLTKPIVEDGDPATALFTFLEHFPWTLAISILALFVIAIFFVTSIDSAALINDMFAAGEEGKTPLMYRLLWCIMIGAVAGAILIMAPDSGIDALQQTVIIIGFPFVLFNFVMMFSLVKGMNDDSAARPEPPSRQWGKTDSAEKLAEHEARPAPGYDNEGNEHARFEYDAEGNLVIPGNVRIEGDLGIVGDVDNDAEVAPARLMYDQEGELITDEPTEPEGSADDEGVNKE
- a CDS encoding 3-hydroxybutyryl-CoA dehydrogenase, coding for MVQRVGVIGAGLMGSGIAEVAAKAGSDVLVWEAKQEFADAGKARIEKSLEKAVSRGKLSEEDRDAALGRLTFTTKLEDFADRELVMEAIIENEDVKKDVFAKLDEIVEDKKAPLCSNTSSLPIQTIASATKNPGRVLGLHFFNPVPVLPLVEVIPALTTDEDVVEVAQTYATEKLGKQAIRAKDRSGFIVNFLLVPYMLSAVRMVENGVATPEDIDTGMKLGANHPMGPLTLADMVGLDTCAFIADVMYKEFGDPSYACPPLLRRMVTAGHTGRKSGKGFYEYN
- a CDS encoding CsbD family protein, with amino-acid sequence MDDLKNKAEGVAGQAKEAAGEATNNDDLANEGRADQTKSDIKDKANELKDKASDAVNKVLGDAQK
- a CDS encoding aspartate aminotransferase family protein, whose protein sequence is MTEFTTFDGSKVGVGTEEATAAERQVRDNDSNYVFHSWSAQEKINPQPLSHAEGVWIYDYQGNGYLDLGSQLVSANLGHAHPKLVEAIQQQATRITNQNPAFSNDVRSELAKEIVEQAQGDFSHVFFTNGGADAIEHAIRMARLTTGKSKILTAYRSYHGATGSAIMATGEARRHGNPTTDGDVKHFWGPFLYRSAFYSSTQEEECARALQSLEETLVYEDNVAAVLIESVVGSSGIIVPPEGFLQGVREICDRHGALYIADEVMVGFGRTGKMFAYEHGGKNLQPDLVTFAKGVNSGMAPLGGVMMNEAVYQRFADKPYPGGLTYSGHPLAAAPGLAAQKVYREENIFEKVAELGERVIAPAMEKIAENHPSVGNVRGKGFFWAIEFVSDQEAKTPMGGEAMAAFGAELKKAGIWPMVSGHRLHFAPPLITTEEQLNWALEIVDRAAAVVDQAL